The Streptomyces sp. NBC_01689 genome includes a window with the following:
- a CDS encoding LysR family transcriptional regulator substrate-binding protein: MVHLTDPEPTTRGLGTTDAPAIRFGIHVTPDLAKGVIARTGSRIEDFVLVPSSVRESFTQLRTRRVDVMLVKYSPHENDIAVGPPVGFDARAVLVGTDHPLASRDTVTVEEAAAYDAFDRPRGFPESVWDLIVPPCTPAGTPIRRVHTLTTQEALTHTLSTTQALHFSFRSVEAGLAPRIRAVPVSDMPSAPIALAWLNGAVLPAHVRAFILAAQAGATWLPQAT, encoded by the coding sequence ACCACCGACGCCCCCGCGATCCGCTTCGGCATCCATGTGACACCGGACCTCGCCAAGGGCGTCATCGCCCGGACCGGCTCGCGCATCGAGGACTTCGTCCTGGTCCCGTCCAGCGTCCGCGAGTCGTTCACGCAGCTGCGCACCCGCCGCGTCGACGTCATGCTCGTGAAGTACAGCCCCCACGAGAACGACATCGCGGTGGGCCCGCCGGTCGGCTTCGACGCCCGGGCCGTGCTCGTCGGCACCGACCACCCGCTCGCCTCGCGCGACACCGTCACGGTCGAGGAGGCCGCCGCCTATGACGCGTTCGACCGCCCACGAGGGTTCCCGGAGTCGGTGTGGGACCTCATAGTCCCCCCGTGCACCCCGGCCGGGACGCCGATCCGCCGCGTCCACACCCTCACCACACAGGAGGCGCTGACCCACACCCTGAGCACCACCCAGGCACTCCACTTCTCCTTCCGCTCGGTCGAGGCGGGCCTGGCGCCGCGGATCAGGGCCGTCCCGGTCAGCGACATGCCCAGCGCACCGATCGCCCTGGCGTGGCTCAACGGCGCCGTCCTGCCCGCCCACGTCCGCGCGTTCATCCTCGCCGCGCAGGCAGGCGCCACCTGGCTGCCGCAGGCGACCTGA
- a CDS encoding FGGY-family carbohydrate kinase, whose amino-acid sequence MDVVFGVDVGTSSTKGVVVDTAGRILGQAVRSHVVDRPRPGHVEMDAQVWWEEFVSLAAELLVRDDVAVRAVGVSGMGPCTLLVDDAGEPVRPAVLYGVDTRAEQQIARLNGELGPDTVFRRCGSALSSQAVGPKLAWIREREPEVWARARRLFMPASWLAHRLTGAYVLDLHSASQCTPLFDIHEQRWIPEWAERIAPGIDLPPLRWPGEEAGRVDTPVAGVPAGTPVIVGTIDAWSEAISVGGHNVGDLMLMYGTTMFLVNTVDRLVTSPSMWSTVGALPGTRCLAGGMATSGAVTDWLGHLFGQVDPGVLFDEAASSPPGANGLVMLPYFAGERTPLMDPDARGVIAGLTLGHTRADLMRAALEGTAYGVRHNIETMLAAGADIRRIVAVGGGTRGGLWPQIVSDVTGLEQIVARTTVGAGYGAAFLAAGLIGRPDITAWNPTESVVRPTAAAGVYDRRFTQYRALYESTTTVTHALAHDQNTGPGEHAV is encoded by the coding sequence ATCGATGTCGTCTTCGGAGTTGACGTTGGCACCTCCAGCACCAAGGGCGTGGTGGTCGACACCGCCGGCCGCATCCTGGGTCAGGCCGTACGCTCTCACGTGGTCGACCGTCCCCGCCCGGGGCACGTCGAGATGGACGCGCAGGTGTGGTGGGAGGAGTTCGTCTCGCTCGCGGCGGAGTTGCTCGTCCGCGACGACGTCGCCGTCCGTGCCGTCGGAGTCAGCGGCATGGGCCCGTGCACCCTTCTGGTCGACGACGCGGGCGAGCCGGTCCGTCCGGCGGTCCTGTACGGGGTGGACACCCGCGCCGAGCAACAGATCGCCCGGCTGAACGGGGAGTTGGGGCCGGACACCGTCTTCCGCAGGTGCGGTTCCGCGCTGTCGTCCCAGGCCGTCGGGCCGAAACTCGCCTGGATCCGCGAGCGGGAGCCCGAGGTGTGGGCACGCGCCCGCCGCCTCTTCATGCCCGCCTCGTGGCTCGCCCACCGGCTGACCGGCGCCTACGTGCTGGACCTGCATTCCGCCAGCCAGTGCACGCCGCTGTTCGACATCCACGAGCAGCGCTGGATCCCCGAGTGGGCCGAGCGCATCGCACCCGGCATCGACCTCCCCCCGCTGCGCTGGCCGGGTGAGGAGGCCGGCCGGGTCGACACGCCCGTCGCGGGCGTCCCGGCCGGGACGCCGGTGATCGTGGGGACGATCGACGCGTGGAGCGAGGCCATCAGCGTCGGAGGCCACAACGTCGGCGACCTGATGCTGATGTACGGCACCACGATGTTCCTGGTGAACACCGTCGACCGGCTCGTGACCAGCCCTTCGATGTGGTCCACGGTCGGCGCCCTGCCCGGCACCCGTTGCCTGGCCGGCGGCATGGCCACCTCCGGGGCCGTCACCGACTGGCTCGGGCACCTCTTCGGCCAGGTCGACCCCGGGGTGCTGTTCGACGAGGCTGCCTCCTCGCCCCCGGGCGCGAACGGCCTGGTGATGCTGCCGTACTTCGCCGGGGAAAGGACACCCCTCATGGACCCCGACGCCCGGGGAGTGATCGCGGGCCTGACGCTCGGTCACACCCGGGCCGACCTGATGCGCGCGGCGCTGGAGGGCACCGCGTACGGTGTCCGGCACAACATCGAGACGATGCTCGCGGCCGGCGCCGACATCCGGCGGATCGTGGCGGTCGGCGGCGGCACCCGGGGCGGACTGTGGCCTCAGATCGTCAGCGATGTCACCGGTCTCGAACAGATCGTCGCCCGCACGACCGTCGGCGCCGGTTACGGTGCCGCCTTCCTCGCCGCCGGGCTGATCGGCCGACCGGACATCACCGCCTGGAATCCGACGGAATCAGTGGTCCGGCCCACCGCAGCCGCGGGTGTCTACGACCGCCGGTTCACCCAGTACCGAGCCCTGTACGAGAGCACCACCACGGTCACCCACGCCCTGGCCCACGACCAGAACACAGGCCCTGGGGAACATGCCGTGTGA